The Allofrancisella frigidaquae genome has a segment encoding these proteins:
- a CDS encoding pyridoxal phosphate-dependent aminotransferase, which produces MQLSRRVQAMQASPVRKLVPYAQQAEKAGKKVYHLNIGQPDIKTPNEFMDAIRNFNQETIAYSVSTGEPSLIKAISKYYKRFDIDFAEDEILITNGGSEALIFAAIATCNAGDEILVPEPFYTNYNGFTMAVDVVIKPITTKAEEGFHLPNKEEILACVTSKTKAIMLSNPGNPTGVVYSKEELELLAEVAKEKDLFIISDEVYREFTYDGLTCTSFGNIKGVEDRVIIVDSVSKRYSACGARIGSICSKNKEFIKQTIKLCQSRLCVATLEQIGAAALYEVDEQYLKEVNQEYMKRRDITYTALSKMEEVICEKPTGAFYVIAKLPIDDTEKFALWMLTDFEDNKETVMFSPAADFYATKGLGKDEIRIAYILEEKALKRALELLEKGIKAYNSRKI; this is translated from the coding sequence ATGCAATTATCAAGAAGAGTTCAAGCTATGCAAGCTTCTCCTGTGCGTAAATTAGTGCCGTATGCTCAACAAGCAGAGAAAGCTGGGAAAAAAGTTTACCATCTAAATATTGGTCAACCTGATATAAAAACTCCTAATGAGTTTATGGATGCAATTAGAAACTTTAACCAAGAAACTATAGCATATTCAGTATCAACAGGTGAGCCGAGTTTGATAAAAGCAATTTCAAAATACTATAAAAGGTTTGATATAGACTTCGCTGAAGATGAAATCTTGATAACTAATGGTGGATCTGAAGCTCTTATCTTTGCAGCTATTGCTACTTGTAATGCTGGTGATGAAATACTAGTACCAGAACCATTTTATACAAACTATAATGGTTTTACTATGGCTGTTGATGTAGTTATAAAGCCTATTACCACCAAAGCCGAAGAAGGTTTTCATCTACCCAATAAAGAAGAGATTTTAGCTTGTGTAACTAGCAAAACAAAAGCTATTATGTTATCTAATCCAGGTAACCCTACAGGCGTTGTATACTCCAAGGAAGAATTAGAGCTACTTGCTGAAGTTGCTAAAGAAAAAGACTTATTTATAATAAGTGACGAAGTATATCGTGAATTTACTTACGATGGTTTAACTTGTACTTCATTTGGCAATATCAAAGGTGTTGAAGATAGAGTAATAATAGTTGATTCGGTATCTAAACGCTATAGTGCTTGTGGCGCTAGAATTGGCTCAATTTGCTCCAAAAATAAAGAGTTTATAAAACAAACCATCAAACTATGTCAATCCAGATTATGCGTAGCAACTTTAGAACAAATTGGTGCAGCTGCTCTTTATGAAGTGGATGAGCAGTATCTAAAAGAAGTAAATCAAGAGTATATGAAAAGAAGAGATATAACATATACCGCTTTGTCAAAAATGGAAGAAGTAATCTGTGAAAAGCCTACAGGCGCTTTTTATGTGATTGCAAAACTTCCTATTGATGATACTGAAAAATTTGCTCTATGGATGTTAACTGATTTTGAAGATAACAAAGAAACAGTTATGTTTTCTCCAGCTGCTGATTTTTATGCCACTAAAGGTCTTGGTAAAGATGAAATCAGAATAGCATATATTCTTGAAGAAAAAGCACTAAAAAGAGCTTTAGAACTTCTAGAAAAAGGTATTAAAGCTTATAACAGTAGAAAAATCTAA
- a CDS encoding cation diffusion facilitator family transporter: MIFDKQLEKKTLETNFIIAIGYAFFSIIIVYFAQSLTVLLDTSYSVISILIYAISIYVLRKLNQPANKRYNYGYYRLEPVFIILESWFVLLVALSVILMAIFNMFTHTIKPNYGVALLSEMVGTALCVYMFFFVNKRANQTGSKILLTDAQMWKADALLGLGVIFNITIGFVLEKSGFDKLAVYVDPIVAILIGFYIVINPIRLIKEAYQHLLDAAPSSELRKQIFKVARVVASEGYNLPINNIKITQSGRFIFVDLYLDLPKIVDTQKILQFKTRLQREYERALPQNKLKISISL, translated from the coding sequence ATGATTTTTGATAAACAATTAGAGAAAAAAACCTTAGAAACCAATTTTATTATAGCGATTGGCTACGCTTTTTTTAGTATAATAATAGTCTATTTTGCACAATCATTAACGGTTTTATTAGATACAAGCTACTCAGTTATTTCTATTTTGATTTATGCTATTTCGATATATGTTTTAAGAAAACTTAATCAACCGGCAAATAAACGTTATAACTATGGGTATTATCGTTTAGAGCCAGTATTTATAATTCTAGAATCTTGGTTTGTGCTATTAGTGGCACTTAGTGTGATTTTGATGGCTATATTTAATATGTTTACTCACACGATTAAACCAAACTATGGTGTAGCACTGTTGTCAGAAATGGTAGGTACAGCGTTATGCGTTTATATGTTTTTCTTTGTTAATAAAAGAGCTAACCAAACAGGGTCAAAGATTTTACTTACTGATGCCCAAATGTGGAAAGCTGATGCTTTATTAGGCTTGGGAGTTATCTTTAATATAACGATAGGGTTTGTTTTAGAAAAATCAGGATTTGATAAATTAGCAGTTTACGTTGATCCAATAGTAGCAATTTTGATCGGGTTTTATATTGTGATTAATCCTATTAGGCTTATCAAAGAAGCATACCAACATTTATTAGATGCTGCACCTTCTTCTGAGCTTAGGAAACAGATTTTTAAAGTAGCAAGGGTAGTAGCAAGTGAAGGTTATAATTTACCAATAAATAATATTAAAATAACACAGTCAGGACGTTTTATATTTGTTGATTTATATTTAGATTTACCTAAGATTGTTGATACTCAAAAAATACTGCAATTTAAAACTAGATTACAGCGTGAATATGAAAGAGCATTGCCACAGAATAAACTAAAGATTTCTATAAGCCTTTAG
- a CDS encoding IS256 family transposase, giving the protein MSKNKKSEDIYTAIADQIIDSGVDINQMFEKDGLLKQLTKRLLEKALDAEMNSHLGYSKHQRTNSSNARNGYSNKTLATDTGNLEISVPRDRDSDFEPQIVPKRVTKINGLDQKIISLYAKGMSTTDIQQQLFELYDTKISTSFISDVTEAIIDDVKAWQNRPLESVYPIVFFDCIVVKVREDKHIINKAVYVALGISLTGHKDVLGLWISQNEGAKYWLSVFTELKNRGLQDIFIACTDNLKGMSDAIQAIYPETKHQLCIVHQIRNSLKYVPYKDKKEVARELKKIYDADTIAIAQSELDNFANKYDTKYPLISKSWINNWDNLTVFLQYPPKIRKVIYTTNAIESLNSQFRKVIKNKKLFPKDDSVFKSLYLAIDYLTKKWSMPVKYWNEAMPYFAIEFEHRIQRFM; this is encoded by the coding sequence ATGTCTAAGAATAAGAAGTCAGAAGATATTTACACAGCTATTGCAGATCAAATAATAGATTCAGGTGTTGATATTAATCAAATGTTTGAGAAAGATGGTTTGCTAAAGCAACTAACAAAACGATTATTAGAAAAAGCACTAGATGCAGAAATGAATAGTCATCTTGGTTATTCAAAACACCAAAGGACTAATTCATCAAATGCTAGGAATGGCTATAGTAACAAGACATTAGCTACAGACACAGGTAATTTGGAAATATCAGTTCCACGAGATAGAGATAGTGACTTTGAACCTCAAATAGTTCCCAAAAGAGTCACCAAGATAAACGGCTTAGACCAAAAAATTATATCTTTGTATGCTAAAGGTATGAGTACTACAGATATCCAACAACAGTTATTTGAGTTATATGATACAAAGATAAGTACAAGCTTTATAAGTGATGTTACAGAAGCTATTATTGATGATGTTAAAGCATGGCAAAATAGACCTTTAGAGTCAGTTTATCCAATAGTGTTTTTTGACTGTATAGTCGTTAAAGTTAGAGAAGACAAGCATATTATTAATAAAGCTGTGTATGTGGCTCTTGGCATATCGTTAACTGGTCATAAGGATGTATTAGGTCTTTGGATCAGTCAAAATGAAGGTGCTAAATATTGGCTTAGTGTTTTTACTGAATTAAAGAATAGAGGCTTACAGGATATATTTATAGCATGTACTGATAATTTAAAAGGCATGTCTGATGCTATACAAGCTATATACCCTGAGACAAAGCATCAGCTTTGTATCGTTCATCAAATTCGTAATAGTCTTAAGTATGTGCCATATAAAGACAAGAAAGAGGTAGCTAGAGAGTTAAAGAAAATATATGATGCTGATACCATTGCAATAGCTCAATCTGAGCTTGATAACTTTGCAAATAAATATGATACTAAATATCCTTTAATTTCAAAGTCATGGATAAATAATTGGGATAATTTAACTGTATTCTTGCAATATCCTCCAAAAATTCGTAAAGTTATTTACACTACTAATGCGATTGAATCGCTTAATAGCCAGTTTAGGAAAGTCATTAAGAATAAAAAGCTATTTCCTAAAGATGACTCTGTTTTCAAATCTTTGTACTTGGCTATAGATTATTTGACTAAAAAATGGTCTATGCCTGTTAAATATTGGAATGAGGCTATGCCTTATTTCGCTATCGAGTTTGAGCATAGAATTCAGAGATTCATGTAA
- the serS gene encoding serine--tRNA ligase encodes MLDAKYIKDNLQEAAQKLATRGYLLDLNYFETQEAKRKQLQEKTQDLQAKRNSISKEIGKRKAKGEDANDIFAEVNNINEELKTVEKELKAILDSINQTLLSMPNIPADDVPIGKDESQNIEIRKWGTPRNFHPEAQPKDHADIGETLKMIDFEAAAKITGSRFVILKSKIARLHRALIQFMLDTHTENHGYEEVYVPYMVNDDSLYGTGQLPKFSEDLFKLEGDFKYSLIPTAEVPLTNLVRDEIVETNSLPRYYTAHTPCFRSEAGSYGKDTKGMIRQHQFEKVELVHITTAEKGEESLELLTSHAEKILQKLNLPYRVMKLCTGDMGFSAKKTYDLEVWLPSQNTYREISSCSWCGDFQARRMKARHKNPSMKKPELVHTLNGSGLAVGRTLLAIIENNQQEDGSIMVPEALISYMGGISVIK; translated from the coding sequence ATGCTTGACGCTAAATATATAAAGGATAATTTACAAGAAGCTGCTCAAAAATTAGCTACTAGAGGATACCTTTTAGATTTAAATTATTTTGAAACCCAAGAAGCTAAAAGAAAACAATTACAAGAGAAAACTCAAGACTTACAAGCTAAGCGTAATTCTATCTCAAAAGAAATTGGTAAAAGAAAAGCTAAAGGTGAAGATGCTAATGACATTTTTGCTGAAGTTAACAATATCAATGAAGAATTAAAAACAGTTGAAAAAGAATTAAAAGCTATACTGGATTCTATCAACCAAACTTTGTTATCAATGCCGAACATACCAGCTGATGATGTTCCTATTGGTAAAGATGAAAGCCAAAATATTGAAATCAGAAAATGGGGAACCCCTCGTAATTTTCACCCAGAAGCACAACCTAAAGACCATGCCGACATAGGTGAAACTCTAAAGATGATAGATTTTGAAGCTGCTGCTAAAATAACAGGCAGTCGCTTTGTAATCCTAAAGAGCAAAATTGCTAGACTACATAGAGCTTTAATCCAATTTATGCTAGATACACATACTGAAAATCACGGCTATGAAGAAGTGTATGTCCCTTATATGGTCAATGATGATAGTCTATATGGTACAGGTCAACTACCAAAGTTTAGTGAGGATTTGTTTAAGCTAGAAGGTGACTTCAAATATAGCTTAATACCTACTGCTGAAGTACCTCTTACAAACCTAGTAAGAGATGAAATAGTCGAAACAAACTCATTGCCAAGGTACTACACAGCTCATACTCCTTGTTTTAGAAGCGAGGCAGGATCTTATGGTAAAGATACTAAAGGTATGATACGCCAACATCAGTTTGAAAAAGTTGAGCTTGTACACATCACTACAGCAGAAAAAGGTGAAGAATCTTTAGAGTTACTAACTTCACACGCTGAAAAGATACTACAAAAACTTAATTTACCATACCGCGTCATGAAACTATGTACTGGCGATATGGGCTTTAGTGCAAAAAAAACTTATGACCTTGAGGTATGGCTACCTTCACAAAACACATATAGGGAAATTTCATCATGTAGTTGGTGTGGAGATTTCCAAGCTCGTAGAATGAAAGCTAGGCATAAAAACCCTTCTATGAAAAAGCCCGAGCTAGTCCATACTTTAAACGGTTCTGGACTTGCTGTTGGCAGAACATTACTAGCGATAATTGAAAACAATCAACAAGAAGATGGCTCTATTATGGTTCCGGAAGCTTTGATCAGCTATATGGGTGGAATATCAGTTATTAAGTAA
- the gpmI gene encoding 2,3-bisphosphoglycerate-independent phosphoglycerate mutase: MKQTTLLVILDGWGYSENDYFNAIRNANTPTWDSIWQGFPKTLINASSLDVGLPRGQMGNSEVGHVNIGSGRVVYQELTKIDKAIEENTFGKNHAICEAIDNVLKNGSNLHILGLLSEGGVHSHQEHIFQIIKIAKQKGVKRVFLHAFLDGRDTPPRSAKESIEKADKLLSSLGLGYIASVSGRYYAMDRDNRWDRVEKAYNTIVNADSEYICDSAIEALEQSYMRNQSDEFVIPTSIKKNDELVTIEDNDSVIFMNFRADRARELSHAFVDSEFTSFERDKLLKINFTTLTEYDSKLKCNVAFPPEQPINTLGEVLAKNHKTQLRIAETEKYPHVTFFFNGGKEDEFEGEDRILIPSPKVPTYDLQPEMSAPEVTNKLVDAINSGKYDCIVCNYANSDMVGHTGNYEATIQAIEYLDKCLTRLKDAILDTNSNMFITADHGNADMMVNPETHKPHTAHTTNLVPFVYVGHKEATLNIENGKLSDIAPTILEVMGIPQPSEMTGKAIFKFKK; encoded by the coding sequence ATGAAACAGACAACTCTTTTGGTCATATTAGATGGATGGGGATATAGCGAAAATGATTATTTTAACGCTATAAGAAACGCTAACACTCCTACTTGGGACAGTATTTGGCAAGGTTTTCCAAAAACTTTAATCAATGCCTCTAGTTTAGATGTTGGCCTACCAAGAGGTCAAATGGGCAACTCAGAAGTTGGTCATGTTAATATTGGTTCAGGTAGAGTTGTTTACCAAGAGCTCACGAAGATAGATAAAGCTATAGAAGAAAATACTTTTGGTAAAAATCATGCCATTTGTGAAGCTATAGATAATGTCCTTAAAAATGGCTCAAACTTGCATATATTAGGTTTACTTTCTGAAGGTGGAGTACACTCTCATCAAGAACATATCTTTCAAATAATAAAAATAGCAAAGCAAAAAGGTGTTAAAAGAGTTTTCTTACATGCCTTTTTAGACGGTAGGGATACTCCGCCACGCTCTGCTAAAGAATCTATAGAAAAAGCTGATAAATTACTAAGTAGCTTAGGGCTTGGCTATATAGCTAGTGTTTCTGGCAGATACTATGCTATGGATAGAGATAACCGCTGGGATAGAGTTGAAAAAGCTTATAATACTATAGTAAATGCTGATTCTGAGTATATATGCGATTCTGCTATCGAAGCTTTAGAGCAGTCATATATGCGTAACCAGTCTGATGAATTTGTAATTCCAACTAGTATTAAAAAGAATGATGAACTAGTAACTATTGAAGATAACGATAGTGTTATATTTATGAACTTTAGGGCTGATAGAGCTAGAGAGCTTAGTCATGCTTTTGTAGATAGTGAGTTTACTAGTTTTGAAAGAGATAAACTTTTGAAAATAAACTTTACTACACTTACAGAATATGACTCTAAACTAAAGTGTAACGTTGCATTTCCTCCTGAGCAGCCTATAAATACTCTAGGTGAAGTGTTAGCTAAAAATCACAAGACACAACTAAGAATAGCTGAAACTGAAAAATACCCACATGTAACATTCTTTTTTAATGGCGGCAAAGAAGATGAATTTGAAGGAGAAGATAGGATTTTAATACCATCTCCTAAAGTTCCCACCTATGACCTACAACCAGAAATGTCAGCCCCAGAAGTTACAAATAAACTAGTGGATGCTATTAACAGTGGTAAATATGACTGTATAGTATGTAACTATGCAAACTCTGACATGGTTGGTCACACAGGTAATTATGAAGCTACAATACAGGCTATCGAATACCTTGATAAATGCTTAACTAGACTTAAAGATGCAATCTTAGATACAAATAGTAATATGTTTATAACAGCAGACCATGGTAATGCTGATATGATGGTAAACCCAGAAACACATAAACCACATACTGCTCATACTACAAACCTTGTGCCGTTTGTTTATGTGGGGCACAAAGAAGCTACTTTAAATATAGAAAATGGAAAGCTCTCTGATATTGCTCCAACTATTCTAGAAGTAATGGGAATACCACAACCCTCTGAAATGACAGGTAAAGCTATTTTCAAATTTAAAAAATAA
- a CDS encoding lipase family protein produces the protein MNFYEYRDGNDGIVRYNYKNEILTHLPDKDASILCELVYESRLLNTFSNQKNISLSNLIYKDNKKTLKDGVETLLSSDVKDALEQYPHHYYPVLAKYKLVATSLDFVSRSQSNFFGTAPSYYAIVVANVNDKENKGIYVINRGTDKAWDYWSDLKMGHGKLIPSPEIIPHMIAGIKFTEEVLAKYQVRSIGFSGHSLGGSIAQIQSIRFFDYKKGLSLAPTKCFEPFGTKSEVDPSFGFRFKNKYYYSDINLWKGFRSQVCNVGIDWKCNSWQELSDRLIHKYQRNAKFIANNIKNFIRQGDIIAELSAQIGDSIKLATNINNNYYNYIPQQTSGLIAVPQFLFELLRRLTIHKISWYRYNAYAENGDLIPNQIDKKNVKIFKLSANYKDIQSFREAFKDDN, from the coding sequence ATGAATTTTTACGAATATAGAGATGGTAATGATGGTATAGTTAGATACAATTACAAAAATGAGATACTTACCCACCTACCAGATAAAGACGCTAGTATTCTTTGTGAATTGGTGTATGAAAGTAGATTACTTAATACGTTTAGTAACCAAAAAAATATATCTCTATCAAATTTGATATATAAAGATAATAAGAAAACCCTAAAAGATGGCGTAGAAACTCTTTTATCTTCAGATGTAAAAGATGCTTTAGAACAATACCCTCATCATTACTATCCAGTATTAGCAAAATATAAGTTGGTGGCTACAAGTTTAGATTTTGTATCAAGGAGCCAATCAAATTTTTTTGGTACAGCACCAAGTTATTATGCAATTGTAGTGGCGAATGTTAATGATAAAGAGAATAAAGGTATTTATGTTATTAATAGAGGTACTGACAAAGCCTGGGATTATTGGTCGGATTTAAAAATGGGTCACGGTAAATTAATACCAAGTCCTGAAATCATTCCGCATATGATAGCAGGTATAAAATTTACAGAGGAGGTATTAGCTAAATACCAAGTAAGAAGTATCGGTTTTAGCGGTCATAGTTTAGGTGGCTCAATAGCGCAAATCCAAAGCATAAGATTTTTTGATTATAAAAAAGGCTTAAGCTTAGCTCCGACTAAGTGTTTTGAGCCTTTTGGAACCAAGTCAGAGGTTGATCCAAGTTTTGGCTTTAGGTTTAAAAATAAATATTATTATTCTGATATTAACTTATGGAAGGGTTTTCGTTCTCAAGTATGTAATGTGGGTATAGATTGGAAATGTAATAGTTGGCAAGAACTAAGTGATAGATTAATCCATAAGTATCAAAGAAATGCTAAATTTATAGCAAACAATATTAAGAATTTTATAAGGCAAGGCGATATAATAGCTGAGTTGTCAGCGCAAATAGGTGATTCAATAAAATTAGCAACAAACATTAATAACAATTACTATAACTATATACCACAGCAAACAAGTGGTTTAATAGCTGTACCACAGTTTTTATTTGAGTTGTTAAGAAGATTGACTATACATAAGATAAGTTGGTATAGATATAATGCATATGCTGAGAACGGTGACTTAATTCCTAATCAGATCGATAAGAAAAATGTAAAAATATTTAAGCTTTCAGCAAATTATAAAGATATACAAAGTTTTAGAGAGGCATTTAAGGATGATAACTAA
- the recN gene encoding DNA repair protein RecN, which translates to MLLHLSIKNFAIIKSTDIDFRKGMTVLTGETGAGKSILLDALSFVLGARLEKNFLQDNEITEVSATFCIKENQKVKKMFEELFIENENDECTFRRVVNKSKQSRLFINGSVAKASDVKKISDKLINIYSQNSHQDLLDPKSQLSLLDSFANNDELVGKVSKAYYNLQKTDLQIRELKEVVNSQNSQRELLEYKLRELISLELAENEFEELSQRQKNLSNVDQINYSLSYITSALYDNDQNIIAMLAELEKEVGKLESEGFSNLQELISQTKVYAQESYEEAQNKLESLEQNPEELAKVEQRMSEIYDLARKHKVEPSYLYEYIVELQTELDNFSQENSKLESLIIERQKLEEVYNECAKNLTQARHRAAKIFSIQVEKNIRSLNIPKGSFVVELSSSENKTSKGLDTCEFKINFNLGEQLAAVKKVASGGELSRIGLSIQAVSAAKRSYPTLVFDEVDVGISGATAEIVGRLLKKLSEKLQVLCITHQAQVAAQGDTHLHVNKKYLKDATESKIIELTVDQRVQEIAKIVGGVDISENTLKHAKELLGF; encoded by the coding sequence ATGTTATTACATTTATCAATAAAAAATTTTGCGATTATAAAGTCTACTGATATTGATTTTAGAAAAGGTATGACTGTGCTCACAGGTGAAACAGGCGCTGGTAAATCAATCCTACTTGATGCACTTAGTTTTGTATTAGGAGCAAGGTTAGAAAAGAATTTTTTACAGGATAATGAAATCACAGAAGTCTCTGCTACTTTCTGCATCAAGGAGAACCAAAAAGTAAAAAAAATGTTTGAAGAGCTGTTTATTGAAAATGAAAATGATGAGTGTACATTTCGCAGAGTGGTCAATAAATCTAAGCAAAGCCGACTTTTTATCAATGGTAGTGTTGCAAAAGCTAGTGATGTAAAAAAAATATCAGATAAACTGATAAATATATATAGCCAAAATTCTCATCAGGATTTACTTGATCCAAAGTCCCAATTAAGTTTACTAGATAGTTTTGCTAATAATGATGAGCTTGTTGGTAAAGTTTCAAAAGCTTATTATAACCTACAAAAAACTGATTTACAGATTAGAGAGTTAAAAGAGGTTGTAAATAGCCAAAATAGCCAAAGAGAATTATTAGAATATAAGCTTAGAGAACTTATTTCTTTAGAGTTAGCGGAAAATGAGTTTGAAGAACTGTCACAACGCCAAAAGAACTTATCTAATGTAGATCAAATAAACTATAGTTTAAGCTATATCACTAGTGCTTTGTATGATAATGACCAAAATATTATAGCAATGTTAGCGGAGCTTGAAAAAGAGGTTGGTAAACTAGAAAGTGAAGGTTTTTCAAACTTACAAGAGCTAATATCACAAACAAAAGTATACGCTCAAGAAAGTTATGAGGAAGCACAAAATAAACTAGAATCTTTAGAACAAAACCCTGAAGAGTTAGCTAAAGTAGAGCAAAGAATGAGTGAAATCTATGATCTTGCACGTAAGCACAAGGTAGAACCTAGTTATCTATATGAGTATATTGTAGAATTACAAACAGAATTAGATAACTTTTCACAAGAAAACAGCAAACTAGAATCACTAATCATAGAAAGGCAAAAACTCGAGGAAGTATATAACGAGTGTGCAAAAAACCTAACTCAAGCTCGCCATAGAGCAGCCAAAATTTTCTCAATACAAGTCGAGAAAAATATTCGTTCTTTGAATATCCCTAAAGGTAGTTTTGTAGTTGAATTATCCTCTAGTGAAAATAAAACTTCAAAGGGACTAGATACATGTGAGTTTAAAATAAATTTTAACCTTGGTGAGCAACTTGCTGCTGTCAAAAAAGTAGCTTCAGGTGGTGAATTAAGCCGTATTGGACTATCAATACAAGCAGTATCGGCTGCAAAAAGATCATATCCAACTTTAGTGTTTGATGAGGTTGACGTTGGTATTTCAGGAGCTACAGCTGAAATAGTCGGCAGACTTCTTAAAAAATTATCAGAAAAATTACAGGTTTTGTGTATAACGCATCAAGCCCAAGTAGCAGCTCAAGGTGATACGCATTTACATGTTAATAAAAAGTATCTTAAAGACGCTACAGAATCGAAAATTATAGAGCTAACAGTAGACCAAAGAGTGCAAGAAATAGCAAAGATAGTTGGTGGTGTAGATATATCAGAAAATACTTTAAAGCATGCTAAAGAGTTATTAGGATTTTAA